A single Brassica rapa cultivar Chiifu-401-42 chromosome A04, CAAS_Brap_v3.01, whole genome shotgun sequence DNA region contains:
- the LOC103843188 gene encoding piezo-type mechanosensitive ion channel homolog isoform X1 encodes MASFLLGFFLPSLLLAASLINWSLISFFDLIAFLLLHYIAPEIGYRFQRRHWLLWPIFIFSFAVLVAQALYLVLWATVGQHWDTSDSAWMSVIGFIILKSWRNPTVLYFLALQLLASLVALADIYSSRFGFVRWRWSRFSELFEHLGSHLRVASCLLLPAVQLALGICNPSWVSLPFFVGSCAGLVDWSLTSNVSGLFRWWRVLYIYAGFNIVLLYLYQLPINFSDMIRWIASFIGLFRLSAETEGTDICSGLFLLLFYIMLSYIRSDLEDMDFIMSPSENNLAERLLPAKYSFFIRESRAGVRHTNVLLRGAVFKTFSINFFTYGFLVSLFALSFWSFHFASLCAFGLLAYVGYIIYAFPSLFRLHRLNGLLLVFILLWAVSTYIFNVAFSFLNTKTGKDMKIWEMVGLWHYTIPGFFLLAQFGLGMLVALGNLVNNSVFLYLSEESSRSSNDRSYAEADEETKVLVVATIAWGLRKCSRAIMLALIFLIAMKPGFVHAVYVIFFLMYLLSHNINRKIRKSLILLCEVHFALLYILEIDLVSNSLKRQGSVSRDILFQLGLLRSESSWDFLEIALLACFCAIHNHGFEVLFSFSAIVRHTPSPPIGFSILKAGLNKSVLLSVYSSPSSSYSQDNTTYERHIASFLSAIGQKFLSMYRSCGTYIAFVTILISVYLVKPNYVSFGYIFLLLFWITGRQMFEETKRRLWFPLKAYAVLVFMFIYCLSSFVSFQLWLSGFIDLYFYLGYNSEAPLLDNVWESLAVLIVMQLYSYERRQNGHYIPGQSSLVHPGVFGFLKRFLVWHGQKILFAALFYASLSPISVFGFVYLLGLVICTTFPKSSSVPSKSFLIYTGFLVSAEYLFQLWGMQAQMFPGQKYAELSFYLGLRVYEPGFWGIESGLRGKVLVVAACTLQYNVFRWLERTPGLTIIKGKYEEPCPLFVSAEGTTANVSSSNGENPSSIDHASISIKQGEATSNSWPFFSPRDNQAAGFLHPKTEGSESGSSKKFSFGHFWGSIKESHKWNKRRILALKKERFETQKNLLNIYLKFWIENMFNLYGLEINMIALLVASFALLNAISLVYIALLAACVLLRRRLIQKLWPVVVFLFASILAIEYVATWNNLLPLDQDPSETSVHCHDCWSIAAVYLKFCRDCWLGVRVDDPRTLISYFVVFILACFKLRADQISSFSESSTYHQMKSQRKNSFVWRDLSFETKSMWTVLDYLRLYCYVHLLDVVLILILITGTLEYDILHLGYLAFALVFARMRLEILKKKNKIFRFLRVYNFVLIIFSLAYQSPFVGNFNDGKCETVDYIYEVIGFYKYDYGFRITARSALVEIIIFMLVSLQSYMFSSQEFDYVSRYLEAEQIGAIVREQEKKAARKTEQLQQIREAEEKKRQRNLQVEKMKSEMLNLRVQLHRMNSDSNFGFASPRTEGLRRRRSSYLIPDSGAASPEIDGVVHRKEGQPIDEDTQYPFEAHELPMSATPEAPDSPECSFGASPCEITEIQHNADVMSMEREIKEKSEGKDNALISAVQLIGDGVSQVQFIGNQAVNNLANFLNISPENSDINEQSSVDDEVYDEMESQNRIHKPFERSTSLQSDRSSDGASFQIGRILRHIWSRMQSNNDIVCYCCFIIAFLWNFSLLSMVYLAALFLYALCVHTGPTHIFWVVMLMYTEIYILLQYLYQIIIQHCGLSIDAPLLQELGFPTQRIKSSFVVSSLPLFLVYISTLIQSVITVKDGDWVPSADFASRRNARGSQKDLTRINWSLRVWDVYKKLRDGVKLVIRSMYRYWISLTRGAESPPYFVQVTMDVHMWPEDGIQPERVECRMNQLLRLVHNERCEKGNPDLCPYSSRVHVQSIERSTETPNEALVVLEVEYASPTNGCSTAEWYKSLTPASDVAKEIRKAQHSGLGEGTGFPYPILSVIGGGKRETDLYAYIFGADLMVFFLVAIFYQSVIKNKSEFIDVYQLVDQFPFDFVIILMVIFFLIVVDRVIYLCSFATGKVVYYLFSLILFTYAVTEYAWSIYPTQQHAAGLALRFIFLAKAMSLALQAIQIRYGLPHKSTLYRQFLTSEVSRINYYGYRLYRALPFLYELRCVLDWSCTATSLTMYDWLKLEDVNASLYLVKCDTVLNRATHKHGERQTKMTKCCNGICLFFILLCVIWAPMLMYSSGNPTNIANPIKDASVQIDIKTAGGKLTLYQTTLCERISGDNIDLGLDLGSQSFLPTYNKNDIQLICCQADASVLWLVPDTVVTRFIQSLDWDTDMDITFSWLLNRDRPKGKETVKYERSVDPQDLPKRSDVQMVLNGSMDGFRVHNLYPKFFRVTGSGDVRSFEDQTDEVSADILMNHADTKWWWSFHNLKASENISACEGMDGPVAIIMSEETPPQGFLGDTLSKFSIWGLYITFVLAVGRFIRLQCSDLRMRIPYENLPSCDRLIAICEDLYAARAEGELGVEEVLYWTLVKIYRSPHMLLEYTKLDYDA; translated from the exons ATGGCGAGTTTTCTCCTCGGCTTCTTCTTGCCTTCCCTTCTTCTCGCAG CTTCACTTATTAACTGGAGTCTCATATCATTCTTTGATCTGATAGCTTTTCTCCTCCTTCACTATATTGCACCTGAAATTG GATACCGTTTTCAGAGGAGACATTGGCTATTATGGCCCATTTTCATCTTTTCCTTTGCCGTACTTGTTGCACAAGCTCTCTACCTTGTCCTTTGGGCTACTGTTGGTCAACACTGGGATACATCAGATTCTGCTTGGATGAGTGTTATTGGCTTTATCAT ACTAAAGTCCTGGAGAAACCCCACTGTTCTGTATTTCTTGGCTTTACAACTTTTAGCATCGCTAGTTGCTTTAGCTGACATATACAGTTCTAGATTCGGCTTCGTTCGATGGCGATGGTCTCGCTTTTCTGAACTTTTCGAGCATCTAG GAAGTCATCTTAGGGTTGCCTCCTGCTTGTTGTTACCAGCTGTTCAATTGGCACTGGGAATTTGCAATCCTTCATGGGTTTCTTTGCCATTTTTCGTTGGCAGCTGTGCTGGTCTTGTGGACTGGTCCTTGACAAGCAACGTTTCAGGACTTTTCAG GTGGTGGAGAGTTCTTTATATCTACGCAGGATTCAACATTGTCCTACTTTACCTCTATCAACTACCAATAAACTTCTCCGATATGATTCGATGGATAGCAAGCTTTATAGGTCTATTCAGACTCTCTGCGGAAACAGAAGGCACTGATATTTGTTCTGGTCTTTTCCTTTTGCTTTTTTACATCATG CTATCCTATATAAGGTCAGACCTCGAGGATATGGATTTTATCATGTCGCCGAGTGAAAATAACTTGGCAGAGCGTCTTCTTCCTGCAAAATATTCGTTTTTTATTCGAGAATCAAG GGCCGGTGTTAGGCACACCAATGTTTTACTGAGGGGAGCTGTGTTTAAGACCTTCAGTATCAATTTCTTCACATATGGTTTCCTG GTCTCTCTGTTTGCTCTTTCGTTCTGGAGTTTTCATTTTGCGAGCTTGTGTGCTTTTGGCCTCCTTGCATATGTTGGTTACATTATCTATGCCTTCCCATCGTTGTTCCGCTTGCACAGATTAAACGGCCTTCTGCTTGTATTTATACTCTTATGGGCTGTCAGTACGTACATATTCAATGTAGCATTTTCTTTTCTGAACACTAAGACTGGAAAG GACATGAAAATTTGGGAGATGGTGGGACTTTGGCATTACACTATACCTGGATTCTTTTTGCTTGCACAATTTGGTTTGGGAATGCTGGTTGCGTTGGGTAATCTTGTGAACAACTCTGTTTTTCTCTACCTGTCTGAAGAGAGCTCCAGATCTTCCAATGACAGATCTTATGCTGAAG CTGATGAAGAAACAAAGGTGTTGGTTGTCGCAACCATTGCTTGGGGATTGCGGAAATGTTCACGGGCTATTATGCTCGCACTGATTTTCCTCATTGCCATGAAGCCTGGGTTTGTCCATGCAGTGTATG TGATATTCTTCCTGATGTATCTGCTGAGCCACAACATCAACAGAAAGATACGCAAGTCACTGATTCTTCTATGCGAAGTTCATTTTGCACTTCTCTACATTCTTGAGATCGACCTTGTGTCGAACTCCTTAAAGCGGCAAGGCTCTGTGAGCAGAGATATTCTGTTTCAGTTAG GTCTCCTTAGGTCTGAAAGCTCTTGGGATTTCTTGGAGATAgccttgcttgcttgcttctgTGCTATccataatcatggttttgaggTGCTATTTTCCTTCTCAGCAATTGTACGACACACACCAAGCCCTCCAATTGGATTTAGCATATTGAAAGCTGGTCTCAACAAATCAGTTCTCTTGTCCGTCTACTCATCGCCATCTTCAAGTTATAGCCAAGATAATACTACTTATG AGAGACACATTGCTTCATTTCTGAGTGCGATTGGGCAAAAGTTTCTGTCTATGTACCGATCATGTGGAACATACATTGCCTTCGTCACTATTCTCATAAGTGTATACCTGGTGAAACCCAATTATGTATCGTTTGGATACATTTTCCTTCTCTTGTTCTGGATTACTGGAAGACAAATGTTTGAGGAAACTAAGAGACGCTTGTGGTTCCCTTTGAAAGCATATGCGGTTTTAGTGTTTATGTTTATCTACTGCTTAAGTAGCTTTGTCAGCTTCCAGCTCTGGTTATCTGGATTTATTGATCTATACTTTTATTTAGGCTACAACTCTGAAGCACCATTGCTGGATAACGTATGGGAATCTCTTGCTGTGTTGATCGTGATGCAACTTTACAGCTATGAAAGGAGGCAGAATGGACATTACATTCCAGGTCAATCTAGTTTGGTTCATCCTGGAGTTTTTGGTTTTCTTAAGAGGTTTTTGGTATGGCATGGTCAGAAGATCTTGTTCGCGGCATTGTTTTATGCATCATTGTCTCCAATCAGTGTGTTTGGATTTGTATATCTCCTCGGCCTTGTCATCTGCACAACCTTCCCAAAGTCTTCTTCAGTACCATCCAAATCATTTTTGATCTATACTGGATTTCTCGTGTCTGCTGAGTATCTTTTCCAACTGTGGGGCATGCAAGCTCAGATGTTCCCTGGGCAAAAATATGCGGAGTTGTCTTTCTACTTGGGCCTTCGAGTATATGAACCTGGATTTTGGGGTATAGAATCAGGTCTACGAGGCAAAGTGCTGGTTGTCGCTGCCTGTACTCTGCAGTACAATGTATTTCGTTGGCTAGAAAGGACACCTGGTTTAACTATTATCAAAGGAAAATATGAAGAGCCTTGTCCCCTATTTGTCTCTGCAGAAGGCACAACTGCAAATGTTTCCAGTTCTAATGGTGAAAACCCATCTTCCATAGATCATGCTTCTATATCAATTAAACAAGGCGAGGCTACTAGTAACTCATGGCCTTTCTTCTCTCCCCGTGATAATCAGGCAGCTGGTTTCTTGCATCCCAAGACTGAAGGCTCTGAAAGTGGCAGTAGTAAGAAATTTTCATTTGGTCATTTCTGGGGAAGCATCAAAGAGAGTCACAAGTGGAACAAGAGGCGGATTCTGGCATTGAAGAAGGAGAGGTTTGAGACGCAGAAGAATCTGTTAAATATTTACTTGAAGTTTTGGATTGAGAACATGTTTAACCTCTATGGCCTTGAGATAAACATGATAGCGCTGCTTGTTGCAAGTTTTGCTTTGCTGAATGCCATCTCCTTGGTATATATTGCGCTGCTTGCTGCGTGTGTCCTCTTGAGAAGACGCCTAATTCAGAAACTATGGCCTGTCGTTGTTTTTCTGTTTGCATCAATTCTCGCAATTGAATACGTTGCCACGTGGAATAACTTATTGCCTTTAGATCAGGATCCAAGTGAAACTAGCGTGCATTGCCATGATTGCTGGAGTATTGCAGCTGTCTACTTAAAATTTTGCCGGGACTGCTGGCTGG gAGTGAGAGTTGACGATCCCCGGACCCTTATTAGCTATTTCGTGGTGTTCATACTTGCCTGTTTTAAACTTCGGGCTGATCAGATATCTAGTTTCTCAGAGTCATCGACATATCATCAGATGAAGTCTCAGAGAAAGAACTCATTTGTCTGGAGAGATCTCTCCTTCGAAACAAAGAGCATGTGGACCGTGCTTGATTACCTGAGGCTTTATTGTTACGTCCATCTGTTGGATGTTGTGCTTATTCTGATTCTAATCACAGGAACTCTCGAGTATGACATTCTACACCTGGGCTATCTTGCATTCGCACTTGTTTTTGCCCGGATGCGACTTGAAatactgaagaagaagaacaaaataTTCAGGTTCTTGCGGGTGTACAATTTTGTTCTCATCATCTTTTCTCTCGCATATCAGTCTCCATTTGTTGGAAACTTCAATGATGGAAAGTGTGAAACGGTTGATTATATTTACGAGGTGATTGGATTTTACAAGTATGACTACGGGTTTCGAATCACTGCAAGATCTGCTCTCGTTGAGATCATCATATTTATGTTAGTATCTCTTCAGTCCTACATGTTTTCCTCCCAGGAGTTTGATTATGTCTCGCGGTATCTTGAAGCGGAGCAAATTGGTGCTATTGTGCGGGAGCAAGAGAAGAAAGCTGCACGAAAGACCGAGCAACTGCAACAGATTCGTGAGGCTGAAGAAAAGAAACGGCAGCGGAATTTGCAGGTGGAAAAGATGAAGTCAGAAATGCTGAACCTGCGGGTACAGCTTCACAGAATGAATTCTGATTCTAATTTTGGGTTTGCTTCTCCGCGCACTGAAGGTCTACGAAGGAGGAGGAGTTCGTATCTAATTCCAGATAGTGGTGCAGCCAGTCCGGAGATTGACGGAGTGGTCCACAGGAAAGAAGGCCAGCCTATTGACGAGGATACACAGTATCCTTTTGAAGCTCATGAGCTTCCTATGAGTGCCACTCCAGAAGCACCAGATTCTCCAGAGTGTTCATTTGGAGCATCTCCTTGTGAGATCACTGAAATTCAACACAATGCTGATGTCATGTCTATGGAGcgtgaaataaaagaaaagtcaGAAGGAAAAGATAATGCCTTGATTTCTGCCGTGCAACTCATCGGTGATGGCGTTTCCCAGGTGCAATTTATTGGAAATCAGGCAGTAAATAACCTTGcgaatttcttaaacatctcACCAGAAAATTCAGATATAAATGAGCAGTCCTCTGTTGATGATGAGGTGTATGATGAGATGGAAAGCCAGAATAGAATACACAAACCTTTTGAACGGTCAACATCTCTACAATCAGACAGGAGTAGTGATGGCGCTAGCTTTCAGATAGGAAGGATCCTTCGTCATATATGGTCTAGGATGCAGTCCAACAATGACATTGTTTGCTATTGCTGCTTCATTATTGCGTTTCTGTGGAACTTCAGTCTTCTTTCCATGGTCTATCTAGCAGCGCTGTTCCTATATGCCCTCTGCGTTCACACTGGACCTACTCACATCTTCTGGGTCGTCATGCTAATGTACACAGAAATCTATATCCTCCTCCAGTACTTATACCAGATTATAATCCAGCACTGTGGGTTGAGTATTGACGCACCACTTCTTCAAGAACTGGGATTTCCAACGCAAAGAATCAAATCATCGTTTGTTGTCAGCTCGTTGCCTCTCTTCCTTGTTTATATATCCACTCTCATACAGAGTGTTATAACAGTGAAAGATGGTGACTGGGTTCCTTCTGCTGATTTCGCTTCTCGCCGGAATGCCCGTGGGAGCCAGAAGGACCTTACAAGAATTAACTGGAGCCTGAGAGTTTGGGATGTGTACAAGAAGCTGAGAGATGGTGTGAAATTGGTGATCAGAAGCATGTATCGGTACTGGATCTCTCTGACACGTGGAGCAGAATCCCCTCCTTACTTTGTTCAGGTGACAATGGATGTTCACATGTGGCCTGAAGATGGAATTCAACCTGAAAGAGTTGAATGCAGAATGAATCAGTTGCTTAGGCTTGTCCATAATGAGAGATGCGAGAAGGGAAACCCTGATCTTTGTCCTTACTCTAGCAGGGTCCACGTACAAAGTATAGAGAGAAGTACAGAGACCCCAAACGAGGCCTTGGTTGTTCTCGAGGTTGAGTACGCGTCTCCCACGAATGGGTGTTCTACAGCAGAATGGTACAAATCACTAACCCCAGCCTCGGATGTGGCGAAAGAGATTCGTAAAGCTCAACATAGTGGACTTGGTGAAGGAACTGGGTTTCCGTACCCCATTCTCTCTGTGATTGGCGGAGGAAAGAGAGAAACAGACCTCTATGCCTACATATTTGGTGCTGATTTGATGGTCTTCTTTCTGGTTGCCATTTTCTACCAATCCGTCATCAAAAATAAAAGCGAGTTTATCGATGTATATCAGCTAGTGGACCAGTTCCCATTTGACTTTGTCATTATTCTAATG GTTATCTTCTTCCTGATTGTTGTTGATCGGGTCATCTATCTTTGCTCCTTTGCGACTGGAAAAGTGGTGTACTACCTCTTCAGTCTTATTCTCTTCACATATGCAGTGACAGAGTATGCTTGGAGCATATATCCTACGCAGCAGCATGCTGCTGGCTTGGCTCTCAGATTCATATTTCTTGCCAAAGCAATGTCACTAGCTCTCCAGGCCATACAAATCCGCTATGGGCTACCTCATAAGAGCACCTTATATCGGCAGTTTTTGACAAGTGAAGTTTCACGGATCAATTACTATGGCTACAGACTTTACCGTGCTCTTCCTTTTCTGTATGAATTGAGGTGTGTACTTGACTGGTCCTGCACAGCGACATCACTGACTATGTATGACTGGCTCAAG TTGGAAGATGTAAATGCGAGTCTGTACCTTGTCAAATGCGATACAGTTTTAAATCGTGCTACACACAAACATGGAGAGAGGCAAACAAAAATGACTAAATGCTGCAACGGAATATGTCTGTTCTTCATCTTGTTATGCGTTATCTGGGCTCCTATGCTG ATGTATAGCAGTGGTAACCCAACAAACATCGCAAATCCGATAAAAGATGCGAGCGTTCAGATTGATATAAAAACAGCTGGTGGAAAGCTTACTTTGTACCAAACAACCCTGTGCGAGAGAATTTCAGGGGATAACATTGATCTCGGGCTAGATCTCGGGTCCCAAAGCTTCTTGCCAACGTACAACAAAAATGACATCCAGCTGATATGCTGCCAAGCTGATGCAAGCGTTTTGTGGCTTGTCCCTGACACAGTTGTGACCAGATTCATTCAATCCCTCGACTGGGACACAGATATGGACATCACCTTTTCTTGGCTTCTTAACAGAGACCGACCTAAAGGTAAGGAGACTGTCAAGTACGAAAGAAGTGTGGACCCTCAGGACCTTCCAAAACGCTCTGATGTGCAAATGGTTCTCAACGGCTCAATGGATGGATTTAGAGTGCATAACTTGTACCCAAAGTTTTTCCGTGTTACTGGTTCTGGTGATGTCAGGTCTTTTGAAGACCag ACGGATGAAGTGAGTGCAGACATACTCATGAACCATGCAGATACCAAGTGGTGGTGGTCATTCCATAATCTTAAGGCGTCTGAAAATATTAGCGCTTGCGAGGGTATGGATGGACCAGTTGCTATCATAATGTCTGAGGAAACTCCCCCAC AGGGGTTTCTGGGTGACACGCTCAGCAAATTCAGTATATGGGGACTCTATATAACATTTGTACTAGCAGTCGGGCGTTTCATCAGGCTTCAATGCTCTGACCTGCGTATGAGAATACCATACGAGAACCTCCCTTCGTGTGACAG ATTAATAGCAATATGTGAAGACTTATACGCGGCGAGAGCAGAGGGTGAGCTTGGAGTAGAAGAAGTTCTATACTGGACCCTTGTGAAGATCTATAGATCTCCACACATGCTGCTTGAGTATACAAAGCTAGACTACGATGCTTAG